A window of Argopecten irradians isolate NY chromosome 14, Ai_NY, whole genome shotgun sequence contains these coding sequences:
- the LOC138307988 gene encoding pseudouridine-5'-phosphatase-like isoform X2, giving the protein MAAPVTHVIFDVDGLILDTERLYTQITDKIVEQYGKTFTWDVKSKQMGKKDVEAAKILIDELQLPITPEEYLVQARAQQKILFPTVDLLPGAEKLIKHLHKHKVPIAVATGSSKRSIGLKTTRHQELFSLFLHFVYSSDDPEVKHGKPAPDCFLIASSRFSDSPDPSKCLVLEDAVNGVVAAHAAGMQCVWVPDPQQPQDGYKETATLTLTSLTEFKPELFGLPPYED; this is encoded by the exons ATGGCAGCGCCCGTTACACACGTGATATTTGACGTGGATGGACTGATATTAG ATACAGAACGGTTGTACACACAAATCACAGACAAGATTGTggag CAGTATGGTAAAACATTCACATGGGACGTCAAGTCTAAACAGATGGGCAAGAAGGATGTCGAGGCAGCAAAGATTCTTATTG ATGAACTACAACTTCCAATAACACCAGAAGAGTACCTAGTGCAGGCGAGAGCTCAGCAGAAAATTCTGTTCCCCACCGTCGATCTCTTACCAG GAGCTGAAAAGTTGATAAAACACCTCCACAAACATAAAGTTCCTATTGCCGTGGCGACCGGCTCTAGTAAGCGAAGTATCGGACTAAAGACAACTCGTCACCAAGAACTGTTCAGTCTCTTCCTCCATTTTGTATACAGCAGTGATGATCCGGAAGTGAAACACGGCAAACCTGCCCCTGACTGTTTCCTGATCGCATCAAGTCGATTCTCAGACAGCCCCGATCCTAGCAAG TGCCTGGTGTTAGAGGACGCTGTGAACGGTGTGGTAGCGGCCCATGCCGCGGGGATGCAGTGTGTCTGGGTACCGGACCCACAACAACCACAGGATGGATACAAGGAAACGGCCACCCTCACACTTACATCACTTACAGAGTTCAAACCAGAACTATTCGGACTGCCACCATATGAGGATTGA
- the LOC138307988 gene encoding pseudouridine-5'-phosphatase-like isoform X1, with amino-acid sequence MAAPVTHVIFDVDGLILDTERLYTQITDKIVEQYGKTFTWDVKSKQMGKKDVEAAKILIDELQLPITPEEYLVQARAQQKILFPTVDLLPGAEKLIKHLHKHKVPIAVATGSSKRSIGLKTTRHQELFSLFLHFVYSSDDPEVKHGKPAPDCFLIASSRFSDSPDPSKCLVLEDAVNGVVAAHAAGMQCVWVPDPQQPQDGYKETATLTLTSLTEFKPELFGLPPYED; translated from the exons ATGGCAGCGCCCGTTACACACGTGATATTTGACGTGGATGGACTGATATTAG ATACAGAACGGTTGTATACACAAATCACAGACAAGATTGTGGAGCAGTATGGTAAAACATTCACATGGGACGTCAAGTCTAAACAGATGGGCAAGAAGGATGTCGAGGCAGCAAAGATTCTTATTG ATGAACTACAACTTCCAATAACACCAGAAGAGTACCTAGTGCAGGCGAGAGCTCAGCAGAAAATTCTGTTCCCCACCGTCGATCTCTTACCAG GAGCTGAAAAGTTGATAAAACACCTCCACAAACATAAAGTTCCTATTGCCGTGGCGACCGGCTCTAGTAAGCGAAGTATCGGACTAAAGACAACTCGTCACCAAGAACTGTTCAGTCTCTTCCTCCATTTTGTATACAGCAGTGATGATCCGGAAGTGAAACACGGCAAACCTGCCCCTGACTGTTTCCTGATCGCATCAAGTCGATTCTCAGACAGCCCCGATCCTAGCAAG TGCCTGGTGTTAGAGGACGCTGTGAACGGTGTGGTAGCGGCCCATGCCGCGGGGATGCAGTGTGTCTGGGTACCGGACCCACAACAACCACAGGATGGATACAAGGAAACGGCCACCCTCACACTTACATCACTTACAGAGTTCAAACCAGAACTATTCGGACTGCCACCATATGAGGATTGA